In Excalfactoria chinensis isolate bCotChi1 chromosome 5, bCotChi1.hap2, whole genome shotgun sequence, a single genomic region encodes these proteins:
- the LOC140253586 gene encoding proto-oncogene Mas-like, whose translation MNASTTPFFLSDANSQAQGANYSSAAGNSEPSYAILKFMESFCLISATCGMVGNGIVLWYLGFCICRNHFTVYILNLAAADFGYLLCIAIETIQYLMQFNVGVQFGIFLFLDLFMYGTGLYLLTAISIERCLSVLCPIWCRSHRPKHLSAIISGLLWGLSLLLNMVGYILCSIRPSGSCHLLLIAIGVLDFLVCTPLMLFFSLTLFLRVKCSSQNFRTGRLFTVIMLTVLFFLIFAVPLSILILLDFLGYKFLYSPEIGFVLSCVNSSLNPVIYFLVGSYRDRRIKFTLRLAFQRVFEDSADDKEERDTRDTITMSS comes from the coding sequence ATGAATGCTTCAACCACACCATTCTTCCTCTCAGATGCAAACAGCCAGGCTCAAGGAGCTAactacagcagtgctgcaggaaactCAGAGCCATCTTATGCCATTCTCAAGTTCATGGAGAGCTTCTGCCTCATCAGTGCCACCTGTGGGATGGTGGGAAATGGCATCGTTCTGTGGTACCTTGGCTTCTGCATCTGCAGAAACCACTTCACTGTCTACATCCTAAACCTAGCTGCTGCTGACTTTGGCTATCTCCTCTGCATCGCCATTGAGACCATCCAGTACCTGATGCAGTTCAACGTAGGGGTACAGTTTGGGATATTCCTCTTCCTGGATCTTTTCATGTATGGGACTGGTTTATACCTCCTGACAGCAATCAGCATTGAAAGGTGCCTCTCCGTCCTCTGCCCAATCTGGTGCCGAAGCCACCGCCCGAAGCACTTGTCTGCCATCATCTCCGGCCTTCTCTGGGGCCTGTCTCTGCTACTGAACATGGTTGGCTATATTCTGTGCTCCATCCGCCCCTCTGGCAGCTGCCATTTGCTGCTCATTGCCATTGGCGTCTTGGATTTCCTGGTCTGCACACCCCTCATGCTGTTCTTCAGCCTCACCCTCTTCCTCAGAGTCAAGTGCAGCTCCCAGAACTTCCGAACAGGACGGCTCTTCACTGTCATCATGCTCACCGtgctcttcttcctcatttttgcTGTGCCTCTCAGCATCCTCATCCTCCTTGACTTCTTGGGCTACAAATTCCTCTACTCACCCGAGATTGGCTTTGTGCTTTCCTGTGTGAACAGCAGTCTCAACCCTGTCATTTACTTCCTTGTGGGGAGCTACAGGGACCGGAGAATCAAGTTCACCCTCAGGCTGGCATTTCAGAGGGTCTTTGAAGATTCAGCAGATGACAAAGAGGAACGGGATACTCGAGACACGATAACTATGTCCTCCTAA